A single genomic interval of Helianthus annuus cultivar XRQ/B chromosome 13, HanXRQr2.0-SUNRISE, whole genome shotgun sequence harbors:
- the LOC110900635 gene encoding alpha/beta-gliadin clone PW1215-like has protein sequence MGGPSHAVPEIDTTLATFATPQLPMGYENPIPTYPDPTGYNPYEPQAPTGYHYQPPAYDPYVEAANFNALYPSPFPPAYPTGYPVQGYQYPSYQQQPQPQPPPQQPSTQEILQRLEEVEQRAEERERKTHKFLKGLANFIKGKKKDR, from the coding sequence atgggtggaccttcacACGCGGTGCCGGAAATTGATACTACACTGGCTACCTTTGCAACACCGCAACTTCCAATGGGTTATGAAAACCCAATACCTACCTACCCAGATCCGACTGGGTATAACCCGTATGAGCCACAAGCTCCTACTGGTTACCATTATCAACCACCTGCTTACGACCCATATGTCGAAGCAGCTAACTTTAACGCCCTCTATCCCTCACCGTTTCCACCAGCATACCCAACTGGTTATCCTGTTCAAGGGTATCAATACCCTTCAtatcaacaacaaccacaacctcaacctCCACCTCAACAACCATCAACACAAGAAATCTTACAAAGGTTGGAAGAGGTTGAACAAAGGGCGGAGGAACGTGAAAGAAAGACCCATAAGTTCCTTAAGGGTCTTGCAAACTTcataaaagggaagaagaaggaTCGTTGA